A window of the Bradyrhizobium ottawaense genome harbors these coding sequences:
- a CDS encoding sugar-binding transcriptional regulator encodes MATSDNEKSRLDEAARAGWLYFIAGHTQDEIAKMLQVSRASAQRLVSLCLAERLITFRLEHPIAACMELAARLKDLFHLAYCEVVPTDPAAPLSAAGIAERAANILESTLRTEKPTIVALGTGRAVRAAVERVSPIDCPNHQIVSLVGNISADGSASFFDTVGRLADRTRARHYPMPLPFLMSSERERDQMLKIDPIAKVRAVAAKADLRLVGVGQMDRQAQVHVDGFVSREELLEMMRLGAVGELTGWAFDEAGHLIKGGTNLRLTSIPPRVPAEALTIGAAVGRAKVSAIRAALKGRLLNGLITDEATAGAILKA; translated from the coding sequence ATGGCAACATCCGATAACGAGAAGTCACGCCTGGACGAAGCCGCGCGGGCCGGCTGGCTCTATTTCATTGCCGGTCACACCCAGGATGAAATTGCCAAGATGCTGCAGGTTTCGCGCGCCTCGGCGCAGCGCCTCGTTTCGCTGTGCCTTGCCGAGCGCTTGATCACCTTTCGCCTCGAGCATCCGATCGCGGCATGCATGGAGTTGGCGGCGCGTCTGAAAGACCTGTTTCATCTGGCCTATTGCGAGGTCGTCCCGACCGATCCCGCCGCGCCGCTGTCGGCCGCTGGAATTGCCGAGCGGGCCGCCAACATCCTGGAATCGACGTTGCGGACCGAGAAGCCGACGATCGTGGCGCTTGGCACCGGGAGAGCGGTGCGGGCTGCCGTCGAGCGCGTGTCCCCGATCGATTGTCCGAACCACCAGATCGTGTCGCTGGTCGGAAACATTTCGGCCGACGGCTCGGCCAGCTTCTTCGATACCGTCGGTCGTCTCGCCGATCGGACCAGGGCGCGCCACTATCCGATGCCGTTGCCGTTTCTGATGTCGTCCGAGCGCGAGCGCGACCAGATGCTCAAGATAGATCCGATCGCCAAAGTGAGAGCGGTCGCCGCCAAGGCCGACCTGCGGCTTGTCGGGGTCGGGCAGATGGATCGGCAGGCGCAAGTCCATGTTGACGGTTTTGTCTCGCGCGAAGAGCTGCTCGAGATGATGCGGCTGGGCGCCGTTGGCGAACTGACCGGCTGGGCATTCGACGAGGCAGGGCACCTCATCAAAGGCGGGACCAACCTTCGCCTCACCAGTATTCCACCGCGGGTACCTGCCGAGGCCCTCACCATTGGGGCGGCGGTCGGTCGTGCCAAGGTTTCGGCCATCAGGGCGGCGCTCAAGGGGCGGTTGCTGAACGGGCTGATCACCGACGAGGCGACCGCAGGCGCGATTCTCAAGGCGTAG
- a CDS encoding ABC transporter substrate-binding protein, giving the protein MKHVLSALLGAATLLGAAPSVAQTTLTIATVNNPDMIRMQALTSDFTAKNPDITVKWVTFEENVLRQRVTTDIATKGGQFDVLTIGTYEVPIWAKKNWLIPLDNLGPDYDAADLLPKIRDAVSVSGKLFAAPFYGESSMVMYRTDLFQKAGLTMPEKPTWDFVIDAANKLTDKSGGVYGICLRGKAGWGENMALLTAMSNSFGARWFDEKWQPQFDKPEWKKTLSTYVDLMKAAGPPGASSNGFNENLALFNSGKCAMWIDATVAASFVTNPRDSRVADKVGFALAPNAGLGKNANWLWAWNLAIPAGSKKTAAAEKFIAWATSKDYTKLVASKEGWANVPPGTRTSLYQNPEYLKVAPFAKLTLASIDAADPNKPSVQPVPYVGVQYAAIPEFQGIGTTVGQQFSAALAGSSTVDAALAAAQTATEREMKRAGYIK; this is encoded by the coding sequence GTGAAACACGTCCTCAGCGCCCTCCTGGGCGCGGCTACCTTGTTAGGCGCAGCCCCTTCCGTCGCACAGACAACCCTGACCATCGCCACCGTGAACAACCCCGACATGATCCGGATGCAGGCGTTGACCAGCGACTTCACTGCCAAAAACCCCGACATCACCGTGAAATGGGTGACGTTCGAAGAGAACGTCCTGCGCCAGCGCGTCACCACCGACATCGCGACCAAAGGTGGACAGTTCGACGTGCTGACCATCGGTACCTATGAAGTTCCGATCTGGGCCAAGAAGAACTGGCTCATTCCGCTCGACAATCTCGGACCTGACTACGACGCCGCGGACCTCCTTCCGAAGATTCGCGATGCCGTGTCGGTATCGGGCAAGCTATTTGCCGCGCCGTTCTACGGCGAGAGTTCGATGGTCATGTATCGCACCGACCTGTTCCAGAAGGCCGGCCTGACCATGCCGGAAAAACCGACCTGGGATTTCGTGATCGATGCGGCGAACAAGCTTACCGACAAGTCCGGCGGCGTCTACGGTATCTGCCTGCGAGGCAAGGCGGGCTGGGGCGAGAACATGGCGCTCCTGACCGCGATGTCCAATTCGTTCGGCGCGCGCTGGTTCGACGAGAAATGGCAGCCGCAATTCGACAAGCCGGAATGGAAAAAGACGCTCTCGACCTATGTCGACCTCATGAAGGCTGCAGGTCCTCCCGGCGCAAGCTCGAATGGCTTCAATGAAAACCTGGCGCTGTTCAATTCCGGCAAATGCGCGATGTGGATCGACGCCACGGTGGCGGCCTCCTTCGTCACCAACCCGAGGGATTCCAGGGTGGCCGACAAGGTCGGCTTCGCGCTCGCGCCGAATGCGGGGCTCGGCAAGAACGCCAACTGGCTGTGGGCATGGAATCTCGCTATCCCGGCGGGCTCGAAGAAGACCGCCGCTGCGGAGAAGTTCATCGCCTGGGCGACTAGCAAGGACTACACCAAGCTCGTCGCCTCGAAGGAGGGATGGGCCAACGTCCCGCCCGGCACGCGAACCTCGCTCTACCAGAATCCGGAGTATCTGAAGGTCGCGCCGTTCGCCAAGCTGACGCTGGCATCGATCGACGCCGCCGATCCGAACAAGCCGAGTGTGCAGCCGGTACCGTATGTCGGCGTGCAATACGCGGCGATTCCGGAATTCCAGGGCATCGGCACCACCGTCGGCCAGCAATTCTCGGCGGCGTTGGCCGGTTCGTCGACGGTGGATGCGGCGCTCGCCGCCGCGCAAACGGCCACCGAACGCGAAATGAAACGCGCCGGCTATATCAAATAG
- a CDS encoding HAD family hydrolase, with protein sequence MMTDPDLIIFDCDGVLIDSEVLSCRCLSEVLAGYGVQLGVDQALDLFLGRSVTAVFEHYEALGHSIPERFAAELRAGVRAAFLSSLCPIAGVSSVLEDLRIPHCIASSSDLDRVSFSLSLTGLAPHFGTRLYTSQMVKRGKPAPDLFLYAAERMQVDPHRTLVIEDSVSGVKAGKAAGMTVWGFVGGSHYQSRDGKAILREAGADRVFERMADFWRTDRQGE encoded by the coding sequence ATGATGACCGATCCCGATCTCATCATTTTCGACTGCGATGGCGTGCTAATCGACAGCGAGGTACTGAGCTGTCGCTGCCTTTCGGAAGTCTTGGCGGGGTACGGCGTCCAGCTTGGCGTGGATCAGGCCCTCGATCTGTTTCTTGGACGAAGCGTGACAGCGGTTTTCGAACATTATGAGGCGTTGGGACACTCGATCCCGGAGCGGTTCGCGGCCGAACTGAGGGCAGGGGTTCGCGCGGCATTTCTTTCGTCGCTTTGCCCGATTGCAGGCGTGAGTTCGGTACTGGAGGATTTGCGAATCCCGCACTGTATCGCCTCGTCCAGCGATCTTGATCGGGTGTCCTTCTCGCTTTCCCTGACTGGTCTGGCGCCGCATTTCGGCACGCGGCTCTATACCTCGCAGATGGTGAAGCGCGGCAAGCCCGCGCCCGATCTCTTCCTTTACGCGGCCGAGAGGATGCAGGTAGATCCGCATCGCACCCTCGTGATCGAGGACAGCGTTAGCGGCGTAAAGGCGGGCAAGGCGGCCGGCATGACCGTTTGGGGGTTCGTCGGCGGCAGCCACTATCAATCGCGTGACGGCAAGGCCATTCTGCGCGAAGCGGGAGCCGATCGCGTGTTCGAACGCATGGCGGATTTCTGGCGGACGGATCGGCAAGGGGAATGA